The following are encoded in a window of Doryrhamphus excisus isolate RoL2022-K1 chromosome 16, RoL_Dexc_1.0, whole genome shotgun sequence genomic DNA:
- the LOC131104510 gene encoding zinc finger protein PLAGL2-like, with protein sequence MFHQQEQLKGQLQDSHIANRQLFHCQECGKQYNTQLGYRRHLVEAHNAGSGLPCSEGAPSLLEHLGGGHIDRPPPEGNNNTVVSVRERKYSCERCDRRFYTRKDVRRHAVVHTGRRDFLCPRCAQRFGRRDHLTRHLKKSHAHDTGLIPLVTPSTPVTTSATTTPCPAKESSPLASDRGSSSSKEPVETFTRDMFNSYPIANPVPGMSHPHGLMQVSLPSSMGVGRHMPPPSPHNHHHHLQPLAAPQQQSYSNMSRYQQGSTSYPRTDVDSFLLDLQSAPPPHISSVNSSTSTSTSPQREMLGEGMGVGSDPHLLPRNPAISSAELSCTTNMELGPLLGFLPFSLPPYSSHVGMGGLMMGYPPATTTAAASSPTSSTGLSSQASGPFTFFQPPQAHVPQSPVTHNHSQLPQAYSTSAVSTSSSLPHYYQAFQQ encoded by the coding sequence ATGTTCCACCAGCAGGAACAACTGAAGGGTCAGCTGCAGGATAGCCACATTGCCAACAGGCAGCTATTCCACTGCCAGGAGTGTGGGAAGCAGTACAACACCCAGCTGGGTTACAGGCGGCACCTGGTGGAAGCTCACAACGCTGGCTCAGGCCTACCCTGTTCGGAGGGTGCACCATCCCTGCTGGAGCACCTGGGTGGCGGCCATATTGACAGGCCTCCTCCGGAAGGCAACAACAATACTGTTGTATCtgtgagagagagaaaataTTCCTGTGAGCGATGTGACCGTCGTTTTTACACGCGCAAGGATGTACGTCGCCATGCCGTGGTGCACACCGGACGCCGTGATTTCCTGTGTCCTCGCTGTGCGCAGCGATTTGGCCGCAGAGACCACTTGACCCGTCACTTGAAGAAGAGCCACGCGCATGATACAGGATTGATACCACTGGTTACACCCAGTACTCCAGTGACAACATCCGCGACAACCACTCCGTGTCCAGCAAAGGAGTCCAGCCCTTTAGCTTCTGACAGGGGCTCATCCTCCTCCAAGGAACCCGTGGAGACCTTCACCAGGGATATGTTCAACTCCTACCCCATTGCCAATCCTGTCCCTGGGATGAGTCACCCGCATGGCCTCATGCAGGTCTCTTTGCCCTCAAGCATGGGTGTCGGTCGCCACATGCCGCCCCCATCTCCTcacaaccaccaccatcactTGCAGCCCCTTGCGGCACCACAGCAGCAGTCGTACAGCAACATGTCCAGGTACCAACAAGGATCTACCTCATATCCCCGCACCGACGTGGACAGTTTCCTGCTGGATCTGCAGAGTGCTCCTCCTCCCCATATCAGTTCAGTCAACTCTTCTACCTCTACATCTACCTCCCCCCAGAGGGAGATGCTCGGTGAAGGGATGGGTGTTGGCAGTGACCCCCACCTCCTACCGAGGAATCCTGCTATCTCCTCAGCAGAGCTTTCCTGCACCACTAACATGGAACTTGGGCCACTGTTGGGCTTTTTGCCTTTCAGCCTGCCGCCTTACAGCTCCCATGTGGGGATGGGAGGGTTAATGATGGGTTATCCTCCtgccaccaccaccgccgccgcctcctctccAACCTCTTCCACTGGGTTGTCCTCCCAGGCTTCAGGTCCTTTTACCTTCTTTCAGCCCCCACAGGCTCACGTGCCTCAAAGCCCCGTTACCCACAACCATAGCCAGCTACCTCAGGCATACAGCACTTCTGCTGTTAGCACTTCTAGCTCCTTACCTCACTACTACCAGGCCTTTCAGCAATAA